A single region of the Plasmodium reichenowi strain SY57 chromosome 9, whole genome shotgun sequence genome encodes:
- a CDS encoding hypothetical protein (conserved Plasmodium protein, unknown function) gives MEDIKISYEEKEKLHKAFRQHEFRILFDEYFEEISNEKYRKEKEDYLLSLYFKGELKKDQIIIQPKEAFCIKTKILYSNQTSQKIFLNICTHEGIQNICFENAGSGSVGIPYSLSQIRPDKYGNNMSCLSIDCCVNPFTIDVIRKYNEVFNFMLEDVCLNIEKNIMKDKERICRDFKMLSNMKCKGEKPFLLCINKNVLKKNILLEEEKKLEKLKKEYEEKNETSKDVDNVLKKSKIQTEIKTYNQEEINKSNIQILDDNNNNNIKEDIMENYKKDGRKNKFFIYHQGSINMSSFFKIKEYKNTPISLNLPDKLKVVIYTDNYVNKNDINITIQRKRKIVEIKFNNKEKDLTINLPYPCDEKDYSCVLYIEKKKIEIYLKLYDEYVKRYAQEIYDKYISEEKDAFGYIDEVVEQYEQEEKNKNNGEENIVIGENKNKEEENIVIGENKNNGEENIVIEENKNKEEENIVIEENKNKEEENIVIEENKNKEEEDIVIEENKNKEEENIVIEENKNKEEENIVIGENKNKEEENIVIEENNEHNKEPLKYNNYCENINNVSEQMYENKYEIDNSSLQIREGILEGGNRIEVDKRDNKLKLKDKKKCVFNFELQEKVDHENIFPSTSQNRSNNLLHYKEKDIRRDLNIELINESPTVVEKSNDKEKIFSPVNYDKCYINKSFVGKENYKKEKIHISERDFLIDTYMYEGADTGMILSSMLWYTYI, from the exons ATggaagatataaaaataagttATGAAGAAAAGGAGAAACTTCACAAAGCTTTCAGACAACATGAATTTCgaatattatttgatgAATATTTCGAGGAAATatcaaatgaaaaatatagaaaagaaaaagaagattatttattaagtttatattttaaaggAGAGTTGAAAAAAgatcaaataataattcaacCTAAAGAAGCCTTTTGTATTAAAACAAAGATTCTTTATTCTAATCAAACAAgtcaaaaaatatttttaaatatttgtaCTCATGAAGgtattcaaaatatatgttttgAAAATGCTGGTAGTGGTTCAGTAGGTATTCCTTATTCTCTTTCTCAGATTCGACCAGATAAATATG GAAATAATATGAGCTGTCTAAGCATTGACTGCTGCGTAAACCCATTCACTATAGATGtaataagaaaatacaATGAggtttttaattttatgttAGAAGATGTATGCTTAAACATAGAGaagaatataatgaaaGACAAAGAAAGGATATGCCGGGATTTTAAAATGTTGAGTAACATGAAATGCAAAGGTGAAAAaccttttttattatgtataaataagaaTGTGCTTAAGAAGAATATTTTGCtagaagaagaaaaaaaattagaaaagCTTAAAAAAGAgtatgaagaaaaaaatgaaacaaGTAAAGATGTGGATAATGTATTAAAGAAAAGTAAAATTCAAACagaaataaaaacatataaccaggaggaaataaataaatcaaatatacaaatattagatgataataataataataatattaaagaGGATATTATGGAAAATTATAAGAAGGATGGAAGGAagaataaattttttatatatcatcaAGGATCCATAAATATGTCatccttttttaaaataaaagaatataaaaatacacCCATTTCACTTAACTTACCGGATAAATTAAAAGTTGTAATATATACAGATAATTATGTAAAcaaaaatgatattaatataactattcaaagaaaaaggaaaatcgtcgaaataaaatttaataataaggaaAAGGATTTAACTATAAATTTACCCTACCCATGTGATGAAAAAGATTATTCCTgtgttttatatatagaaaaaaaaaaaatcgaaatatatttgaaattGTATGATGAATATGTTAAAAGGTATGCTCAAGAAatttatgataaatatatttctgAGGAAAAAGATGCGTTTGGTTATATTGATGAAGTTGTTGAACAGTATGAGCaggaagaaaaaaataaaaataatggaGAGGAAAATATCGTGATAggagaaaataaaaataaggaaGAGGAAAATATCGTGATAggagaaaataaaaataatggaGAGGAAAACATTGTGatagaagaaaataaaaataaggaaGAGGAAAACATTGTGatagaagaaaataaaaataaggaaGAGGAAAACATTGTGatagaagaaaataaaaataaggaaGAGGAAGACATTGTGatagaagaaaataaaaataaggaaGAGGAAAACATTGTGatagaagaaaataaaaataaggaaGAGGAAAATATCGTGATAggagaaaataaaaataaggaaGAGGAAAACATTGTGatagaagaaaataatgaacaTAATAAAGAACCATTAAAGTATAATAACTACTGTGAGAACATCAATAACGTTTCTGAACAAATgtatgaaaataaatatgagATTGATAATTCTTCTTTACAAATCCGTGAGGGTATATTAGAAGGAGGGAACCGAATAGAGGTGGACAAAAGAGACAATAAATTAAAACTTaaggataaaaaaaagtgtGTGTTTAATTTTGAACTACAGGAAAAG GTGGATCATGAGAATATATTCCCTAGCACAAGTCAAAATAGAagtaataatttattacattataAAGAGAAAGATATAAGAAGAGATTTGAATATAGAATTAATAAACGAATCACCTACAGTAGTTGAAAAATCGAATgataaggaaaaaatattttcccCAGTAAATTATGACAAgtgttatataaataagtCGTTTGTAGGgaaagaaaattataaaaaagaaaagataCATATAAGTGAACGAGATTTTTTGATTGATACTTATATGTACGAGGGTGCAGACACGGGGATGATTTTGTCTAGTATGTTATggtatacatatatataa
- a CDS encoding proteasome subunit beta type-6, putative, translating into MDVVNESQIKCHAEKSWDDEYDIKTPISDGTTIIGIIYDNGVMLACDSRTSSGTFISNKCSRKINRINENLYVCRSGASAHSQKIIEIIKHYCVSMKNENRKKGRFHEGETNYDETTYDETTYDEEIDIDSINYLDYNNNNNNNNLVTKNKYFYEDKFNDYNPLVENVAHITKKIIYTNNNFLSCALIFGGYDKIKKQQLYAVNLNGSIIEKHDFAVSGSGSIYIQSYLQDKYKKFMTKKECFNLILNCVKYAMHNDNSSGGLIRIVNITKSFVEEFTVVNTQMDFQY; encoded by the coding sequence ATGGATGTTGTTAATGAATCTCAAATAAAATGTCATGCAGAAAAATCGTGGGATGAtgaatatgatataaaaacaCCCATATCAGACGGTACGACAATTATTGGTATAATTTATGATAACGGAGTTATGTTAGCTTGTGATAGTAGAACATCGTCAGGTACATTTATTAGTAATAAATGTTctagaaaaataaatcgtataaatgaaaatttatatgtttgtCGAAGTGGAGCCTCAGCACATAGtcaaaaaattattgaaATCATAAAACATTATTGTGTATCTATGAAAAACGAAAACAGGAAAAAAGGTAGATTCCATGAAGGAGAAACGAATTATGATGAAACTACATATGATGAAACTACATATGATGAAGAAATAGATATTGATtcaataaattatttagattataataataataataataataacaatttagttacaaaaaataaatatttctatGAAGATAAATTTAATGATTATAATCCACTTGTTGAAAATGTAGCACATATTactaaaaaaattatttatactaATAATAACTTCTTATCATGTGCACTCATATTTGGTGGCtatgataaaattaaaaaacaaCAATTATATGCTGTTAATTTAAATGGTAGTATTATAGAAAAACATGATTTTGCTGTTAGTGGTAGCGgaagtatatatatacaatcGTATCTAcaagataaatataaaaaatttatgaCAAAAAAAGAATGCTTCAATCTAATTTTGAACTGTGTTAAATATGCTATGCATAATGATAATAGTAGTGGAGGTTTAATTCGTATTGTTAACATAACCAAATCCTTTGTTGAAGAATTTACTGTTGTAAATACACAAATGGATTTTCAATATTAA